Proteins encoded by one window of Octopus sinensis unplaced genomic scaffold, ASM634580v1 Contig16360, whole genome shotgun sequence:
- the LOC115230771 gene encoding barH-like 1 homeobox protein, with product MTFLYRCFSDPLSHRSSRKLKTNSSQMKREDETISSSQDIPSMKSKKPRKARTAFTDHQLHCLEKSFERQKYLSVQDRMELAAKLNLTDTQVKTWYQNRRTKWKRQTAVGLELLAEAGNYAAVQRMIQANPYWSIHYPQAASIISNLDALYLRYSGTNSIQGQRPMLPRTLMTTGGLQTNYGHFPSPQVFSDHRS from the exons ATGACATTTTTATATCGATGTTTTAGCGATCCGCTCAGTCATCGCTCTTCGAGGAAACTTAAGACAAATAGTTCTCAAA TGAAACGGGAAGATGAAACAATTTCTTCGAGTCAAGATATTCCTTCAATGAAAAGCAAGAAACCAAGGAAGGCGAGAACGGCGTTTACCGACCATCAGTTACACTGCTTGGAGAAATCATTTGAACGTCAGAAATACCTCAGTGTCCAGGATCGAATGGAGCTGGCCGCAAAACTCAACCTCACTGATACGCAAGTGAAAACTTGGTACCAAAACCGACG aaCTAAATGGAAACGGCAGACAGCCGTTGGACTAGAATTGCTCGCAGAGGCTGGTAATTATGCAGCAGTTCAGAGGATGATCCAAGCTAACCCTTACTGGTCAATTCATTATCCGCAGGCTGCTAGCATCATCTCTAATCTGGATGCTTTATACCTGAGATACAGCGGAACAAACAGCATCCAAGGTCAACGACCCATGCTGCCTCGCACTTTAATGACGACAGGTGGTCTACAAACAAATTACGGGCATTTTCCATCACCTCAGGTTTTTTCTGATCACCGGAGTTAA